Proteins from a single region of Arctopsyche grandis isolate Sample6627 chromosome 1, ASM5162203v2, whole genome shotgun sequence:
- the LOC143913995 gene encoding larval cuticle protein LCP-17-like, giving the protein MKLLTFLLVISTAIVLVSSKPAPPAPPPPQIVKSSFDLDPSGSYNFGFETENGIVKDEVGSVKAIKNEKGMDEPAVVVKGSYSYYDPDGNQIVLTYIADENGFQPQGAHLPTL; this is encoded by the exons ATGAAGCTTTTG aCCTTTCTACTTGTCATTTCCACTGCAATCGTCTTAGTATCATCAAAGCCTGCACCGCCTGCACCTCCTCCACCACAAATCGTAAAATCATCCTTCGATTTGGATCCTTCAGGATCGTATAACTTTGG ATTTGAGACTGAAAATGGTATAGTAAAGGATGAAGTTGGAAGTGTAAAAGCTATCAAGAATGAAAAAGGAATGGACGAGCCTGCAGTTGTAGTAAAGGGATCTTATTCATACTACGATCCAGACGGCAACCAAATAGTCCTTACTTACATTGCTGACGAAAATGGTTTCCAGCCTCAAGGTGCTCACCTACCGACTCTTTAA
- the LOC143916472 gene encoding larval cuticle protein 1-like, which produces MASVLNTLLSHRTDRPKLIMKVVFVFLVALALAYAAPAERDLAPVFKILKSTFDQEPAGPYQFGFQTENEIIRDEVGELKRIKNEEGKEEDVIVVRGSYSYKDPEGNPITVTFYADETGFHAEGAHIPQAP; this is translated from the exons ATGGCATCAGTGCTCAATACGCTTCTGTCACACAGAACCGACCGACCCAAACTCATCATGAAAGTA GTATTCGTCTTCCTCGTAGCCTTGGCTTTGGCTTATGCCGCCCCTGCCGAAAGAGACCTGGCTCCAGTCTTCAAAATCCTCAAGTCCACCTTCGACCAAGAACCAGCAGGACCCTACCAATTCGG ATTCCAAACCGAGAACGAAATCATCCGCGATGAGGTCGGAGAATTGAAGAGGATCAAGAACGAAGAAGGCAAAGAAGAGGATGTCATCGTCGTCAGAGGATCATACTCCTACAAAGACCCCGAAGGCAACCCAATCACCGTCACTTTCTACGCTGATGAGACCGGTTTCCACGCCGAGGGTGCTCACATCCCCCAAGCTCCTTAA
- the LOC143916514 gene encoding larval cuticle protein 1-like → MKVVFVFLIAVALAYAGPAIDAKSAQIVKSNFDQQPEGPYQFNFETDNAIARDEVGELKSVKNEEGKDENVIVMRGSFSYVDPEGKTIQVTYYADETGYHAEGEHIPKAP, encoded by the exons ATGAAAGTC GTTTTCGTATTCTTGATCGCCGTGGCTTTGGCCTATGCTGGACCAGCCATCGATGCTAAATCAGCTCAAATCGTCAAGTCCAACTTTGACCAACAACCCGAAGGACCCTACCAATtcaa CTTCGAAACCGACAATGCCATCGCTCGTGATGAAGTCGGAGAGTTGAAGAGCGTCAAGAACGAAGAAGGAAAGGACGAAAACGTCATCGTCATGAGAGGATCATTCTCCTACGTAGATCCCGAAGGCAAGACCATCCAAGTCACATACTATGCTGATGAGACCGGCTACCACGCGGAAGGCGAACACATCCCAAAAGCTCCTTAA
- the LOC143916154 gene encoding uncharacterized protein LOC143916154, with the protein MSWKVLIVIFFYTEATPITYNLRNARAGLNDNVELPTNLFDDYVPKNPNSILSTKVTDNIPAYVQNNPVKNPENLAVNFAQERPVKNQNTIQLNGQDFEVIDVISLDDYPANTQQRYPTQNNKPIDIQIQQFPGSNNRPSNDFQVQSEPFENAIVINQRPANSNNGFHQTRPQNFNGQIVAQFNENPGQITGHIQFPQNNYGTNNFVGGPSHSGPQYYGQPQQGNQNINHLIRNGINTLASLGNAFFG; encoded by the exons ATGTCGTGGAAGGTGCTCATCGTT ATTTTCTTCTACACAGAAGCGACGCCAATAACTTATAATCTTCGCAACGCCAGAGCTGGTTTGAATGACAATGTAGAACTTCCAACGAATTTATTCGACGATTACGTACCGAAAAATCCGAATAGCATCCTATCGACCAAAGTTACAGACAACATCCCTGCATATGTCCAGAATAACCCCGTGAAAAATCCAGAAAATCTAGCCGTCAATTTTGCACAGGAAAGACCTGTCAAAAACCAAAACACCATACAATTGAATGGGCAAGACTTTGAAGTAATAGATGTTATTTCACTGGATGATTACCCAGCCAACACTCAACAACGATATCCAACACAGAACAATAAGCCTATAGACATTCAGATACAACAATTTCCAG GATCGAACAATCGTCCTTCAAATGATTTCCAAGTACAAAGTGAGCCTTTTGAAAACGCCATAGTAATAAATCAAAGACCTGCTAATAGTAATAACGGATTTCATCAAACACGTCCTCAAAATTTCAATGGCCAAATTGTCGCCcaattcaatgaaaatccaGGCCAAATCACAGGTCACATTCAATTTCCCCAAAATAATTATGGAACAAATAATTTCGTAGGAGGACCTTCACATTCGGGTCCTCAGTATTACGGTCAACCACAACAGGGAAATCAAAATATCAATCATCTAATCAGAAATGGAATTAATACCTTGGCCTCATTAGGAAACGCTTTCTTCGGATAG
- the LOC143916302 gene encoding endocuticle structural glycoprotein SgAbd-2-like isoform X1 — MKVVSIVLLFGILAVNSQRISPYNSLKDVPIIKYNNEQNVDGSYRYNYETGNGIRAQEDGFLKNKGSQLEAQVMQGSYSYTGPDGVLYTITYIADENGYRAQGAHIPTPPPIPKAIQDSIAYNAAHPEPQGRNY, encoded by the exons ATGAAGGTG GTATCAATTGTGTTGCTTTTCGGAATATTGGCCGTAAACAGCCAAAGAATATCTCCATATAATTCTTTGAAAGATGTTCCCATAATAAAGTATAACAACGAACAGAACGTAGATGGCTCTTATCGTTAcaa CTACGAAACTGGAAACGGAATTAGAGCTCAAGAAGACGGATTTTTGAAGAATAAAGGATCACAACTTGAAGCACaa GTAATGCAAGGCTCATATTCGTACACCGGTCCAGATGGAGTACTTTACACAATCACTTACATTGCTGACGAAAATGGATACAGAGCACAGGGAGCTCACATTCCAACACCTCCACCTATTCCAAAGGCAATTCAAGATTCCATTGCTTACAATGCAGCTCATCCCGAACCACAAGGACGAAATTACTAG
- the LOC143916302 gene encoding endocuticle structural glycoprotein SgAbd-2-like isoform X2, translating into MKVSIVLLFGILAVNSQRISPYNSLKDVPIIKYNNEQNVDGSYRYNYETGNGIRAQEDGFLKNKGSQLEAQVMQGSYSYTGPDGVLYTITYIADENGYRAQGAHIPTPPPIPKAIQDSIAYNAAHPEPQGRNY; encoded by the exons ATGAAG GTATCAATTGTGTTGCTTTTCGGAATATTGGCCGTAAACAGCCAAAGAATATCTCCATATAATTCTTTGAAAGATGTTCCCATAATAAAGTATAACAACGAACAGAACGTAGATGGCTCTTATCGTTAcaa CTACGAAACTGGAAACGGAATTAGAGCTCAAGAAGACGGATTTTTGAAGAATAAAGGATCACAACTTGAAGCACaa GTAATGCAAGGCTCATATTCGTACACCGGTCCAGATGGAGTACTTTACACAATCACTTACATTGCTGACGAAAATGGATACAGAGCACAGGGAGCTCACATTCCAACACCTCCACCTATTCCAAAGGCAATTCAAGATTCCATTGCTTACAATGCAGCTCATCCCGAACCACAAGGACGAAATTACTAG